One window from the genome of Oryza glaberrima chromosome 3, OglaRS2, whole genome shotgun sequence encodes:
- the LOC127765474 gene encoding eudesmanediol synthase-like, whose translation MSGSKVISVLNTEMLAVNGGTPQLTASATATAQTFAPSVWGDFFATYAPPNSKRSEKWTRERAEELKVQVRSKLLKAKSSSSAADMVMLVDTLERLGIDNHFRHEIAAMLHRVHREQQECTAGSGDDDDDDLHITSLQFHLLRKHGFRVSAAVFDKFIDSKGSFRASLSSDTRGLLSLYNAAHMAMPGEEALDDAIAFARHHLRSIQGKLRSPMAEQVSRALDIPLPRTPRRLETMRYIAEYEHEPAFDGVALELAKLDFELVRSLHLRELKALTLWWKDMFNSVKLSYARDRIVETYFWTCGIYHEEEYSRARIIFTKVFGLMSLMNDTYDAHATLEECHKLNKAIQRWDKSAVSILPEYLHVFYIKLLNNFHELEDCLEPTEKYRISYAKTGYKHLSEYYLREAQWSSDRYMPSFAEHLDVSAMSSGFPQLAPVVLLGVRDGDGAATAEAFGWAAAVPALVHASGELARFLNDTASYKIGKRDKDIPSTVECHMAERGVEGEEAVAAVAAMAERAWRTINRECVEMDRALLPAAQLVVNLTRMLEVIYLGGRDGYTAGADIKDLVTNFFLATPSQF comes from the exons atgtctgGGAGCAAGGTAATTAGTGTTCTCAACACGGAGATGCTCGCTGTTAACGGTGGCACACCGCAGCTGACTGCCTCTGCCACGGCCACTGCCCAAACTTTTGCCCCGTCCGTGTGGGGCGACTTCTTCGCCACCTACGCTCCTCCCAACTCAAAG AGGTCAGAGAAGTGGACGAGAGAAAGAGCGGAAGAGCTAAAGGTGCAAGTTCGCAGCAAGCTGTTGAAGGCcaagagcagcagcagtgcGGCAGACATGGTGATGCTAGTCGACACGCTCGAACGCCTTGGCATAGACAACCACTTCCGTCACGAGATCGCGGCGATGTTACACCGCGTACACCGGGAGCAGCAGGAGTGCACTgccggctccggcgacgacgacgacgacgacctccacATTACTTCCCTTCAGTTCCATCTACTTCGCAAGCACGGCTTCAGGGTATCTGCAG CTGTATTCGACAAGTTTATAGATAGCAAGGGCAGTTTCAGAGCAAGCCTAAGCAGTGACACGAGGGGCCTGCTAAGCCTGTACAACGCGGCTCACATGGCCATGCCTGGCGAGGAGGCGCTGGACGACGCGATCGCGTTCGCGAGGCACCACCTTCGGTCCATACAAGGTAAGCTGAGGTCGCCGATGGCCGAGCAGGTCTCCCGTGCCCTTGACATCCCTCTGCCACGGACGCCTAGGCGGCTGGAGACGATGCGCTACATCGCCGAGTACGAGCACGAGCCAGCTTTTGATGGCGTGGCGCTGGAGCTCGCCAAGCTGGACTTTGAGCTCGTCAGGTCTCTTCACCTCAGGGAGCTCAAGGCCCTCACCCT CTGGTGGAAAGACATGTTCAACAGCGTCAAGCTAAGTTATGCTAGAGACCGTATCGTGGAGACTTACTTCTGGACCTGCGGCATATACCATGAGGAGGAGTACTCTCGCGCACGTATCATATTCACCAAAGTTTTTGGACTCATGTCTTTGATGAACGACACTTACGACGCACACGCCACCTTAGAGGAGTGCCACAAGCTCAACAAAGCTATACagag ATGGGATAAGAGCGCGGTCTCTATTCTACCCGAATATCTTCATGTCTTCTACATAAAGTTACTGAACAACTTTCACGAGTTAGAGGATTGCTTGGAGCCAACCGAGAAGTACCGCATTTCTTACGCCAAAACTGGG TACAAGCATTTGTCGGAATACTACCTCCGTGAGGCCCAATGGTCGAGCGACAGGTACATGCCCAGCTTCGCCGAGCACCTGGACGTGTCTGCCATGTCCTCCGGCTTCCCGCAGCTGGCCCCGGTGGTGCTGTTGGGcgtgcgcgacggcgacggcgcggcgaccgCGGAGGCGTTCGGGTGGGCGGCTGCCGTCCCCGCCCTGGTCCACGCCAGCGGGGAGCTTGCCCGCTTCCTCAACGACACCGCCTCCTACAAGATCGGGAAGAGAGACAAGGACATACCGAGCACGGTGGAGTGCCACATGGCGGAGCGCGGcgtggaaggggaggaggccgtggcggcggtggccgcgatGGCGGAGCGCGCGTGGAGGACGATCAACCGGGAGTGCGTGGAGATGGATCGGGCACTGCTCCCGGCGGCGCAGCTGGTGGTGAACCTGACGAGGATGCTGGAGGTGATCTACCTTGGTGGCAGGGACGGGtacaccgccggcgccgacatCAAAGACCTCGTCACCAACTTCTTCCTCGCAACGCCCTCCCAGTTTTAA